The stretch of DNA TGGCTGGAAAATGTTTTTCCGGAAGGTATGTGGGGTCCCACCATCGTGTTGTGCGTGCCCAGCGCGGCCGCGCAGCAGACGTTGCAGAACGAATTGAGCCAACCTTTGCTGAAGGCGTTGCGAGAGGCCGCCGAACAGGATATTTTCCCCGCATTCAAGATCGTGGAAAAGAAGGAACCCGCCCAACCGGTCGTCGAGGAATACCCCCATTTTACCCCCGCGCCGCATGTTGAGGAAACCACGCAGGGCCAGCTCCCGATTCCGGTCGTCATGCCTCCGGAACGCCCCAACACCTTCCAACGAGGCCAGAACAGGCCTTTGCTGGACCCTAAGACCCATCTGAACAAGAACGCCACCTTCGACACCTTCGTCCCTGGCGATTCCAACCGTTTCGCACGCACCGTCGCATTGGCCGTCGCGGAAGGTTCCGGTCATGATTTCAACCCGCTGTGTATCTACGGCGGCTCCGGCCTGGGCAAAACCCACTTGCTGAACGCCATCGGCAACTACGCGCTGGTCAAGGATCCCTCGCTGAAGGTCCGTTACGTGACCAGCGAGGAATTCACCAACGAATTCATCGAAGCATTGGGCGACACCAACCAGAATTCCGGCCAAATCAAGGAATTCAACCGTCGCTACCGTGAAGTCGACGTGCTGCTGATCGACGATATCCAGTTCCTCAGCGGCAAGGACGCGACGCTCGAACAGTTCTTCCACACGTTCAACACCCTGCACCAAGCGAACAAGCGCATCGTGATCGCATCCGATGTGCCTCCGAAGGATCTGCAGGGCTTCAACGAACGCCTGATTTCCCGCTTCGAATCCGGCCTGACCGTTGACGTCAAACCACCGGATCTGGAGACACGAATCGCCATTCTGCGCATGATCGCCCATGAATCCAACGTTCAGGACGACGTGCTCAACCTTATTGCGGAACGTTTCACCGAGAACATCCGCGAGCTGGAAGGCGCGCTGAACCGCGTGACTGCCATGGCTTCCCTGAGCGGGCAGCCGGTGACTCGCGCGCTGGCGGAGCATACGCTGCAGGACTTCTTCGCGACCGATGTGGAAATCAAGCCCACCGACATCATCACCCAGGTGGCGAAATACTTCTACATCACGTTCGACGACATCGTCGGCCGTTCTCGCACGAAGAAAATCGCGCTGGCCCGCCAGATCGCCATGTATTTGGTGCGTGAACTCACCAGCATGAGCCTGAACGACATCGGCCAGGTGTTTGGCGGCAAAGACCACACTACGGTGATGCACGCCTACACCCGTATCAGCGATGAAATGCAGGAAAAGCAGGAAATCTACAACTATGTGACGGAGCTGACGCTGCAACTCAAGCAGCGTTCCGGCGAAAAATAACGTTTTTTTTTACGCGATTTTGCACGTTTACATGTGTTTCCGTGCGCCTATAAAAACGATTTTGCCGTTTTCTGCCTTGCTCAGGCGATTTTCAAAAGCCAAGTATGAGTATCAGTAAATTCTTTATCAGCTGATTTACCGACCATCCTGACACGCCGGCCTGTGGAAGATTTTTATTGAAGTTATCCACATGGTTGTACACAAATCAAGGATTTCTCGGTGGAAAACCCGTTGGAAACGCGAAAATTAGCGGTGGATGAATTGTGGACTATACACAGGCTTTTGTGGATAACTTTTTCTCATTGCCGAGCCTGTGGATAACCCCATGGTTTGTCCACACTCCATTCAAAAGTTATCCACAGGTAATGAGGTGAACTGAGCCCTTGCAAAATGTGGGGTCTAAGCACTTACCCACATTATCCACAGGCCTTATTATGACGAATATAGATTGTTGTAAGAAAATCATCATCGTCATCGTAAGTGGGGAATTCCCCACGCTTCGTCAAAACGCTGACAGCTCGCTAGAATGACTTATGGACCGAACGAAACGAGGAAACTAGCCATGAAAGTTGAAGTTAATTCCCAAGCGCTGGCAGACGCAGTAGCCTGGACCACCCGCGTGATCGACGCTCGCCCTGCATCCCCCATTTTGGCAGGCGTCCGTTTGGAGGCCATCGACGGCACTCTCCAACTTTCCGCCTTCAATTACGCCATTTCCGCCCGTCACCACATTGAAGCCGGCGTCGATGAAGCCGGATCCGTTTTGGTACTAGGCAAGCTGCTGGCGGATATCACCAAGTCACTTCCTGCTGCGAAAACCTACCTTTCCACCGATGGATCGACCATGACCATCACCTCCGGCAAATCCACATTCACCATGCAGCTCATGCCGGATGCCGAATATCCGGATCTTCCGGTAATTCCGTCCAAACTGGGCCAAGTGGACGCGCAAACCTTCACCCAGGCCGTCACCCAGGCATCCGTTGCCGTTTCCCGCGAGGAGAATCGCCCCGTACTCACCGGCATCCGCGTGCAGTTCCAAGGCGACAAGGTGATCATGAGCTCCACCGACCGTTTCCGTCTGTCTCGTGCGAGCTTTACGTGGACGCCGGAAAACCCGGACACCAACACCACCGCGCTTGTTCGCGGCGCACTGTTGCGCGACGTGGCACGCTCCTTGGATGAGCATCAGAACATCGTTGTGGACTTCGATACGGAGAATCCGTCGCTGCTGGGCTTCGAGAACGCCGGACGCGTGTCTACCTCGCAGCTGATCGACGGTGAATTCCCTGCGGTCGACCGCCTGTATGCCGACGAATACCCGATTCATGCGGTCATCAACAAGCAGGATCTCATCAGTGCCATCAAGCGCGTCTCCCTCGTTGCTGAGCGCAACGCACCGATCCGCATGGCATTCACCAGTCAGGAGCTCACACTGACCGCAGGAACCGCGGACGAAGCCCAAGCCAAGGAAATCCTCGACATCGACATGGATGGAGAAGACATCACCGTGGCCTTCAACCCGACCTACCTGATCGAAGGCCTGAGCGCCATTGCGGAACCGTTCGTGCGCATGAAGATGACCACCGCTGTCAAGCCTGTGGAATTCAACGGCCAGCAGGAGTCGGATTCCGAAGAATCCATGGACTATCGCTACCTGCTTGTGCCCATGCGTTTCAATAGCTGAACATAAGCCGATCCACACAAAACATGGATGTATCGCAAAAATAGGGCTGAACATGGCTATTATTGCCGGTTCAGCCCGTTTGCATGAATATTCATAAACAATCATATTCGTTAATAATTGCGATTATCCACGTAAGAAATTTGCTTGATTTTCAAGGATTGTGAATGTATATTTCCCGCCTAGCGCTCGACCACTACCGTTCCTGGGAACATTGCGTGCTCGACTTCGAACCGGGAATCAACATTCTGCAAGGATCCAACGGACTCGGCAAAACCAACATTGTGGAAGCCGTCGAAGTGCTTTCCACAGGATCAAGCCATCGCACGTCATCATCATTGCCATTAATCGAAAAAGGGTGCACTTCGGCCACCATCCGAGCCAATGTGGAAGACGACGAAACGCAACACACCTACGAAGCTACCATCGTGGCGCGAGGCGCGAATCGGGCGCGAATCGATGGCGGAAAATCGCAATACATGCGCGATCTCATCGGGCGCACGCCCTCCGTCTCCTTCACCCCCGAAGATCAGCGCTTGGTGGCAGGCGATCCAGCAACCCGACGCAACTTCATCAATCAGGCCGCTTCCCTGCTACTACCCCACTACGCGCAGCTGCTGCAACAATTCACACACGTGGCGAAACAGCGCACGGCACTGCTCAAACAACTCGGCGACGGCACGAATCTCGACCCGCAATACGGCCAGCAGACGGTCTTAAGCGGGCTGGAAATCTGGACGGGACAATTCATCGATCTCGGCATGAGACTGACACGGGAACGCAACGATGTAATCACACGCTTGGGGGAGCCTTTCGCGCGAATCTACGCGTCTTTGGCAGGAGACGACGAGCGGGCGGCGCTCGCATACGAGCCGTCCTTCGACGAAGTGATGCTGTTCGACGATCCGGGCGCGGAAATCAGCCGTCATTTCCAGCGCATCTACCCGGGCGAAGTGGCACGCGGGCAGAATCTGATCGGACCGCATCGCGACGATCTGACCTTGCTGCTCAACGACATGCCCGCCCGTGAATTCGCGTCCAACGGCGAGATGTGGACCATGGCTTTGGCGTTGAAAATGGCGCTATATGAAGCGGTTTCCGCGCAATTCGAAAGCAAGCCGATCGTGATTCTCGATGATGTGTTCGCACAGCTTGACGAATCCCGTCGTGGACAGATCCTCGATTTCGCGATGAGGCAGGATCAAGTGCTGATCACCGTCGCTGCGGCAAGCGATATTCCACAAATGGACGCTGTGCACGCGCATGTGATTGACGTGGCCGCGTTGCGTCGGCAATCGCAAGATGGCGGCGATGACGATTTGGCGGCGATGATGGCGCAGCTTGCGGCAGGAAGGGAGACCGACCGCTGATGCCTAATCCTCCAATCTGCGAAACATTGCATCTCGACCAACGCAAGTTGCCCGCCGAAGTGTTCGAACGCATCAGCAGACGCGCTGGACGCTACAAGGAACGTGAGGAATGTGCGCGACAGGCATGGGAGAATTTCGGCAAACCCGGACGAGACCCACAGACGGTCGGCAATATCTTCAACGTGATCGCAACGCAAGGTTCGTGGACGCCGCATTTGAAAATCGCGCAGATGCAGAATCATTGGGATCAGGTGGTCGGTGAAGAAAACGCGCGCCACTCCTACCCCGTCGACCTGCGCGACGGCATTCTGACGATCCGATGCGACAGCCCCGCATGGACCACCACCATGACGTACATGATTCCGCTGCTGACCGACACCATTCGCAGGAGACTCGAGGGACTGACCATCAACGAAGTGCGAGTCACCGGCCCCCAGCAACAGGGATTCAGCCGAGGACGAATGACCAGAAGGACCCGATATTAGTGAAATATCACGCGATATTGGTGTGATATCGGTGTGATAGTTGGTTTGCGATCGGCCGTTCGTCGAATATGTTCCCGGAGATGACCTTTGCGAGGGCTGGAAAATACTTTTCCGAACGCAAAAAACAGGAGTAAACGGCTGAATTTCAAGGATAAATGCCTCTGGCGTGCTGTCCCCCTGCATGAGTAGAATATCAAGCAGTGTATGTAAACGCCTAGAAGGGGCCTTTATTTGCGTTCTAGGTGGTATCACCTGCGTGAATGACCCTCATTGGCGGGAAAAATGCAGGAAGGAATCTCTGTGGCAGACCTTGATGCGGATTCGCTGAACGAATCAGCTGAAAACACGCAGGAAGATCAGATCCAAAACGATCAGCTCGAAGATGCGCAGCTCGACGACACCTTGGCTCCGGAGCATTACGACGCGTCCGATCTGAGAGTGTTGGAAGGCCTTGAAGCGGTGCGAATCCGCCCAGGCATGTACATCGGCTCCACCGGTCCCCGCGGCCTGCACCACCTGGTGTATGAGATCGTCGACAACTCCGTCGACGAAGCGCTGGCGGGCTATGCCTCGCATATCGAAGTGACGATTCTGCCGGACGGCGGTGTGCGCGTGGTCGATGACGGCCGAGGCATTCCGGTCGACGAAGTTCCGGGCGAAGGCGTTTCCGGCGTGGAAACCGTGATGACCAAGCTGCACGCAGGTGGCAAGTTCGGTGGGGGCGGCTACGCGGTCTCCGGCGGCTTGCATGGCGTGGGTATTTCCGTGGTGAACGCGTTGTCGACCCGCG from Bifidobacterium catenulatum PV20-2 encodes:
- the dnaN gene encoding DNA polymerase III subunit beta translates to MKVEVNSQALADAVAWTTRVIDARPASPILAGVRLEAIDGTLQLSAFNYAISARHHIEAGVDEAGSVLVLGKLLADITKSLPAAKTYLSTDGSTMTITSGKSTFTMQLMPDAEYPDLPVIPSKLGQVDAQTFTQAVTQASVAVSREENRPVLTGIRVQFQGDKVIMSSTDRFRLSRASFTWTPENPDTNTTALVRGALLRDVARSLDEHQNIVVDFDTENPSLLGFENAGRVSTSQLIDGEFPAVDRLYADEYPIHAVINKQDLISAIKRVSLVAERNAPIRMAFTSQELTLTAGTADEAQAKEILDIDMDGEDITVAFNPTYLIEGLSAIAEPFVRMKMTTAVKPVEFNGQQESDSEESMDYRYLLVPMRFNS
- the recF gene encoding DNA replication/repair protein RecF (All proteins in this family for which functions are known are DNA-binding proteins that assist the filamentation of RecA onto DNA for the initiation of recombination or recombinational repair.), with the translated sequence MYISRLALDHYRSWEHCVLDFEPGINILQGSNGLGKTNIVEAVEVLSTGSSHRTSSSLPLIEKGCTSATIRANVEDDETQHTYEATIVARGANRARIDGGKSQYMRDLIGRTPSVSFTPEDQRLVAGDPATRRNFINQAASLLLPHYAQLLQQFTHVAKQRTALLKQLGDGTNLDPQYGQQTVLSGLEIWTGQFIDLGMRLTRERNDVITRLGEPFARIYASLAGDDERAALAYEPSFDEVMLFDDPGAEISRHFQRIYPGEVARGQNLIGPHRDDLTLLLNDMPAREFASNGEMWTMALALKMALYEAVSAQFESKPIVILDDVFAQLDESRRGQILDFAMRQDQVLITVAAASDIPQMDAVHAHVIDVAALRRQSQDGGDDDLAAMMAQLAAGRETDR
- a CDS encoding DUF721 domain-containing protein, translated to MPNPPICETLHLDQRKLPAEVFERISRRAGRYKEREECARQAWENFGKPGRDPQTVGNIFNVIATQGSWTPHLKIAQMQNHWDQVVGEENARHSYPVDLRDGILTIRCDSPAWTTTMTYMIPLLTDTIRRRLEGLTINEVRVTGPQQQGFSRGRMTRRTRY
- the dnaA gene encoding chromosomal replication initiator protein DnaA; translation: MADTTTDPLDQARGVWSDALALLHQNPALSVRDKSWLENVFPEGMWGPTIVLCVPSAAAQQTLQNELSQPLLKALREAAEQDIFPAFKIVEKKEPAQPVVEEYPHFTPAPHVEETTQGQLPIPVVMPPERPNTFQRGQNRPLLDPKTHLNKNATFDTFVPGDSNRFARTVALAVAEGSGHDFNPLCIYGGSGLGKTHLLNAIGNYALVKDPSLKVRYVTSEEFTNEFIEALGDTNQNSGQIKEFNRRYREVDVLLIDDIQFLSGKDATLEQFFHTFNTLHQANKRIVIASDVPPKDLQGFNERLISRFESGLTVDVKPPDLETRIAILRMIAHESNVQDDVLNLIAERFTENIRELEGALNRVTAMASLSGQPVTRALAEHTLQDFFATDVEIKPTDIITQVAKYFYITFDDIVGRSRTKKIALARQIAMYLVRELTSMSLNDIGQVFGGKDHTTVMHAYTRISDEMQEKQEIYNYVTELTLQLKQRSGEK